One window from the genome of Candidatus Methylomirabilota bacterium encodes:
- a CDS encoding ABC transporter ATP-binding protein, which translates to MSQITLENISKFYGDQQALLDIELTFTDDVTTAVVGPSGSGKSTLLQMINGLVRPNHGTVAVFGKPIDYQCLPELRLRLGYAVQGTGLFPHLTVEANITLLARLIKWDAERIKARTEELMELVNLPLSYVQRYPHELSGGEQQRVGLCRAMILNPQVFLLDEPFGALDPITRNEIQREFLHLQRSEARTIILVTHDLREALKLAQRLVILDQGRLVQHGTCVEILENPANEFIRSFFQSQLET; encoded by the coding sequence ATGTCACAAATCACGCTCGAAAACATCAGTAAGTTTTACGGCGACCAGCAAGCCCTTCTGGATATTGAGCTTACCTTCACGGACGACGTGACCACGGCGGTGGTCGGCCCGAGCGGCAGCGGGAAATCAACGCTGCTGCAAATGATCAACGGGCTGGTGAGGCCGAACCACGGCACCGTTGCCGTCTTCGGAAAGCCCATCGACTATCAATGTCTCCCCGAACTCCGCTTGCGACTCGGCTATGCGGTCCAAGGGACTGGCCTCTTTCCGCATCTCACGGTTGAAGCAAATATTACCCTGCTCGCACGGCTAATCAAATGGGATGCAGAGCGCATCAAGGCGCGGACCGAGGAACTCATGGAGCTGGTCAATTTGCCGCTCTCCTATGTCCAGCGGTACCCCCATGAGCTGAGCGGTGGAGAGCAGCAGCGTGTCGGACTCTGTCGCGCCATGATATTGAATCCCCAGGTCTTTCTTCTCGATGAACCCTTCGGAGCGCTCGATCCCATTACCCGCAACGAAATCCAGCGGGAGTTTCTACATCTGCAGCGATCCGAAGCACGAACGATTATCCTCGTGACCCACGACCTTCGGGAGGCGCTGAAGCTGGCGCAGCGCCTCGTGATCCTGGACCAGGGACGCCTCGTGCAGCACGGGACATGCGTAGAAATATTGGAAAATCCGGCAAACGAATTCATCCGCAGTTTTTTTCAGTCTCAACTAGAGACCTGA
- a CDS encoding NYN domain-containing protein has protein sequence MRWLVDGYNVIRRAPALAAREQESLQAGREALCRLLVAAARASGDQFTVVFDGTRGGGTAFSSGRVRLVFSKTPERADHMLARLASAGTAVVSNDLEVRRSATRTGAIVVTADEFLARLLAPPSSDKEEEDEPLPRLKKGNPRRPPKKARAAARALRRLDRSTRRLP, from the coding sequence ATGCGGTGGCTGGTGGATGGATATAACGTGATCCGCCGCGCGCCTGCACTCGCCGCGCGCGAGCAAGAAAGTCTGCAGGCCGGGCGCGAGGCGCTCTGCCGTCTGCTCGTCGCAGCCGCCCGCGCCTCGGGAGACCAATTCACCGTGGTATTCGACGGCACACGTGGGGGCGGGACTGCATTCAGCAGCGGCAGGGTGCGCCTGGTCTTCTCCAAAACTCCGGAGAGGGCCGATCACATGCTGGCGCGACTCGCAAGTGCAGGTACCGCTGTGGTCTCCAATGACCTGGAGGTACGTCGCAGTGCTACTCGCACAGGGGCCATCGTCGTGACCGCCGATGAGTTTCTCGCTCGACTCCTAGCACCTCCGAGCTCCGACAAGGAGGAAGAGGACGAGCCCCTTCCCCGCCTGAAGAAGGGCAATCCGCGCCGACCACCCAAGAAGGCCCGCGCCGCCGCCAGGGCATTGAGACGCCTCGACCGTTCCACGAGAAGGCTCCCGTAA
- a CDS encoding ABC transporter permease subunit — protein MRSVDMRALIILPMTLFFLVGGANAAGVQTVVVGSKHFNEGYILAEIIAQLLEDRDFRVERKFGLGGTLICFEALKNGNIDIYPEYSGTLAEAILKLPRRVSDADLRGILKRRFEMELLGSFGFNNSYAIALSRSLAQQRGLKKISDLARFPGLRFGFSYEFLNRHDGWPGLARTYDLAVRPVGIEHGFAYQAIRESMLDVTDVYITDGDIEKFDLFLLKDDKQYFPQYLAAPLVRAELDGRIKQILGELAGTIMDDQMRKLNAMVVLEGRSFAAVAHGFLNEAGLLVSGRQRVEESKWTIMLFRTLTHLKLTLIALIAGMVVAIPFGILVYRVRAISRPVMYIAGLLQTIPSIALLAFMIPLFGIGAKPAIMALFLYSLLPILRNTAAALFSIDPVLKKVSVGIGLTAQQRLRYVELPLAAPTILAGIRTAAVINIGTATLAAFIGAGGLGEPIVTGLALNDTSLILEGAIPAAVLAIMTEWAFEGLEKLMVPAHLLQKPAE, from the coding sequence ATGCGTAGTGTCGACATGCGTGCCCTGATCATCCTGCCGATGACCTTGTTTTTCCTCGTTGGAGGGGCGAATGCTGCGGGGGTCCAAACCGTTGTGGTCGGATCCAAGCATTTCAATGAGGGGTATATCCTGGCCGAGATCATCGCCCAGCTGCTCGAGGACCGGGACTTCCGGGTTGAGCGAAAGTTCGGACTCGGCGGGACGCTCATTTGTTTTGAAGCGCTCAAAAATGGCAATATCGACATCTATCCGGAGTATTCCGGAACGCTGGCGGAAGCAATTCTGAAATTGCCTCGTCGGGTCTCCGATGCCGACCTACGAGGCATCCTGAAGCGGCGGTTTGAGATGGAACTGCTCGGCTCATTTGGGTTCAACAATAGTTATGCCATCGCGCTCAGCAGAAGCCTCGCTCAGCAACGCGGGTTGAAAAAGATCAGCGATCTGGCCAGATTCCCGGGTCTGCGCTTTGGATTTAGTTATGAGTTCCTCAACCGGCACGATGGCTGGCCCGGTCTGGCGCGGACGTACGATCTTGCTGTGCGACCCGTGGGGATCGAGCACGGGTTTGCCTATCAGGCGATTCGGGAAAGCATGCTGGATGTGACGGATGTCTACATCACGGATGGAGACATCGAGAAATTCGATCTCTTCCTTCTCAAGGATGATAAGCAGTATTTTCCTCAATACCTAGCAGCACCACTGGTCAGGGCTGAACTGGATGGGAGGATCAAGCAGATCCTCGGCGAACTCGCCGGGACCATCATGGATGATCAGATGCGGAAGCTCAATGCAATGGTTGTCCTCGAGGGGAGGAGCTTTGCAGCGGTGGCCCACGGATTTCTAAATGAAGCGGGGCTGCTCGTGTCCGGAAGACAGCGCGTCGAGGAGAGCAAATGGACCATCATGCTCTTCCGAACGCTCACCCATCTCAAGCTGACTCTCATCGCCCTCATCGCAGGGATGGTCGTGGCCATTCCCTTTGGCATCCTGGTGTACCGGGTTCGCGCGATCTCGCGGCCAGTGATGTACATCGCAGGATTGCTGCAGACGATACCCTCGATCGCCTTGCTTGCATTCATGATCCCCCTCTTCGGCATCGGCGCGAAACCCGCCATCATGGCGCTCTTTCTCTATTCCCTGCTCCCTATCCTCAGGAACACCGCCGCGGCGCTGTTTTCCATCGACCCCGTACTGAAAAAAGTTTCGGTGGGGATTGGGCTGACCGCACAGCAGCGCCTCCGATATGTCGAGTTGCCATTGGCTGCACCAACGATCTTGGCGGGTATCAGGACCGCGGCCGTCATTAACATCGGCACCGCCACGCTGGCTGCGTTTATCGGCGCCGGGGGGCTCGGCGAGCCGATCGTGACCGGGCTGGCCTTGAATGACACCTCCCTGATCCTGGAGGGCGCGATCCCGGCAGCCGTACTGGCGATCATGACCGAGTGGGCGTTCGAGGGGTTGGAAAAGCTGATGGTCCCCGCGCACCTGCTGCAAAAACCCGCCGAGTAA
- a CDS encoding vitamin-B12 independent methionine synthase — translation MGGYEPIAKRIFTDIHAQRLLLEYDDARSGSFEPLREVPEDKIVVLGLVSTKTGRQETREELTARIREASSFFPLDRLALSPQCGFSSSVIGNWISVEDQKRKLRVLVKTAEAVWA, via the coding sequence GTGGGGGGGTACGAGCCCATCGCCAAGCGCATCTTCACTGACATCCACGCCCAACGACTGTTGCTGGAGTACGATGACGCCCGCTCTGGCTCTTTCGAACCGCTCAGGGAAGTCCCTGAGGATAAGATCGTTGTCCTGGGGTTGGTCTCGACGAAAACCGGCCGCCAGGAGACTCGGGAGGAGCTGACGGCGCGCATTCGGGAAGCCAGTAGCTTTTTCCCCCTCGATCGGCTGGCGCTCAGCCCCCAGTGTGGGTTTTCCAGCTCGGTCATCGGCAACTGGATCTCTGTAGAGGATCAGAAGCGCAAGCTGCGGGTGCTCGTGAAAACGGCCGAGGCGGTCTGGGCTTAG
- the senA gene encoding selenoneine synthase SenA, which translates to MNVHPNASELTRTLVDARSRTLALVTDLTDEQLMGPRLPIVNPLLWEIGHVAWFQEKWVLRHRGKALPIRADADALYDSIAIPHDTRWDLPLPSREETLAYMREVLNRLLERLRTITLEAEEAYFYHLGLFHEDMHDEAFIYARQTLAYPRPRFPALTQEGAQTGGGPLAGDVEIPGGTFLLGATPDLPFVFDNEKWAHPVEIQPFRIARAPVTNGEYVAFVEDKGYLRREFWSENGWRWREKLGAERPVYWQRGSDGRGYRRSYDEIVSLEEHHAIIHVNWYEAEAYCQWAGRRLPTEAEWEVAASGEPTADGRGITQHKRRFPWGDEPTFAGRANVDGGAGGCIDVGALAEGDSPFGCRQMIGNVWEWVSNDFGPYPGFVADPYKEYSEPWFWTHKVLRGGSWITRSRMIRNTWRTYYTPDRRDVMAGFRTCAR; encoded by the coding sequence ATGAATGTCCATCCAAATGCTTCCGAACTGACTCGCACCTTGGTTGATGCCCGATCACGGACCCTCGCGCTGGTTACGGACCTGACCGATGAGCAGTTGATGGGCCCCCGTCTCCCGATTGTGAATCCTTTATTGTGGGAGATCGGGCACGTGGCGTGGTTCCAGGAAAAGTGGGTCTTGCGGCATCGCGGCAAAGCCCTACCGATTCGAGCGGATGCCGATGCGCTCTATGACTCCATCGCGATTCCGCACGACACCCGGTGGGATCTGCCCCTGCCATCGCGAGAGGAAACGTTAGCCTACATGCGAGAGGTCCTCAACCGACTGCTCGAGCGGCTCAGGACGATTACCCTGGAAGCGGAGGAGGCCTACTTCTACCATCTGGGCCTTTTCCATGAGGACATGCATGATGAAGCATTTATCTACGCCCGGCAGACCCTGGCATACCCGCGCCCCCGCTTCCCCGCGCTGACCCAAGAGGGTGCCCAGACCGGTGGTGGCCCGCTCGCAGGTGATGTGGAGATTCCCGGTGGGACCTTCCTCCTCGGGGCGACGCCGGATCTCCCCTTTGTGTTTGACAACGAGAAGTGGGCGCATCCCGTCGAGATTCAGCCCTTTCGCATCGCTCGGGCGCCGGTGACCAACGGCGAGTATGTGGCCTTCGTCGAAGACAAAGGATACCTCAGGCGGGAGTTCTGGAGTGAAAACGGGTGGCGTTGGCGAGAGAAACTCGGGGCCGAGCGTCCGGTCTATTGGCAGCGTGGTTCCGACGGCCGCGGGTACCGGCGAAGCTATGACGAGATTGTTTCCTTGGAAGAGCACCACGCTATTATTCACGTCAACTGGTATGAGGCTGAGGCTTACTGCCAGTGGGCAGGGCGTCGTTTGCCGACCGAGGCCGAATGGGAAGTGGCAGCGAGCGGGGAGCCAACGGCTGACGGCCGTGGGATCACCCAGCACAAACGGAGATTTCCGTGGGGTGATGAGCCGACCTTCGCCGGCCGGGCCAACGTCGACGGCGGTGCGGGAGGGTGCATAGACGTGGGCGCCCTGGCCGAGGGCGATAGCCCCTTCGGTTGTCGGCAGATGATCGGTAATGTCTGGGAGTGGGTGAGCAACGATTTCGGCCCCTATCCCGGGTTTGTGGCCGACCCGTACAAGGAGTATTCGGAGCCGTGGTTTTGGACGCACAAGGTTCTGCGGGGCGGCAGTTGGATAACCCGCTCCCGCATGATCCGGAACACCTGGCGGACCTACTACACCCCGGACCGGCGGGACGTCATGGCAGGCTTTCGGACCTGTGCAAGATGA